One Mus musculus strain C57BL/6J chromosome X, GRCm38.p6 C57BL/6J DNA window includes the following coding sequences:
- the Btbd35f28 gene encoding germ cell-less homolog 1 family member, producing MGLLVSRVLRCRDSSLLEPQPEAIAGASYIPGSRKRKRNSLEELATSSNVHGPQNQGMYPHQVLNYIYWKRVKISSNDAYQNLFLDGHDSDIKIRALGRTWCLHKVFLCQSGYFANILKGTWRESHQGVINLIIKNEDIDTRSLHFVFGALYTDADLSITPLEVPQVLAAACLLRVDRVIQQCEGIMKETINRNTVCSYYLAAETYRLKAVKTRCFEWLLCNLMVHPSVALYKKVDLKLMYLLALSSDLLVMQKEIDVYTTLKIWMFLYLNPCWNGTMKQLLQHANNWLSTHMAYVDNISFLESEEGLIFQPVFKKLRFQHIICDLTSTTILEQDRLIPMAWLSPIYKQQWLTLLRTQEYGVIGPQVINEQELEECTMRCGTMIPKDGRYTWKWSVGRLGFPLRVTFTRQCVILRQRCQRCDGSACHNHIRNVIFRITLVCFDSNKRVTFRKTTGYKILTFEYNEEQIVMKLDSDALTFPMCIFCNFLFVNLGNAENK from the coding sequence ATGGGGCTTTTAGTCAGCAGGGTCTTGAGATGCAGGGATTCCAGTCTGTTAGAGCCACAGCCAGAAGCCATAGCCGGAGCCAGCTACATTCCTGGCAGTCGCAAGCGAAAAAGAaacagtttggaggagttggcaaCAAGTTCTAATGTTCATGGACCTCAAAACCAGGGAATGTATCCACATCAAGTTCTCAACTACATCTACTGGAAAAGGGTTAAGATCTCATCTAATGATGCttatcaaaacttatttttggACGGGCATGATAGCGACATTAAAATCCGTGCTCTGGGAAGAACATGGTGTTTacacaaagtatttttatgtcagtCAGGCTACTTTGCTAACATTCTCAAAGGTACTTGGAGagaatcacaccaaggtgttATAAATCTGatcattaagaatgaggatattgATACCCGATCTCTGCATTTTGTGTTTGGTGCTTTGTACACGGATGCGGATTTGTCAATAACACCTCTGGAAGTTCCTCAAGTTTTGGCAGCAGCATGCCTGCTTCGGGTGGATCGAGTAATTCAGCAGTGTGAAGGAATCATGAAAGAAACTATCAACAGGAACACTGTGTGCTCCTATTATTTGGCAGCAGAAACCTATAGATTAAAAGCTGTAAAGACGAGATGCTTTGAATGGCTTCTTTGCAATTTGATGGTACATCCAAGTGTGGCACTTTACAAGAAAGTAGATTTGAAGTTGATGTATCTTCTAGCACTGTCTTCTGACTTACTAGTCATGCAAAAGGAGATTGATGTATATACCACACTAAAAATATGGATGTTCCTTTATCTTAATCCATGCTGGAACGGAACCATGAAACAGCTTTTACAACACGCAAACAACTGGCTTTCCACCCACATGGCATATGTTGATAACATCAGTTTTCTTGAAAGTGAAGAAGGACTAATATTTCAACCCGTGTTTAAAAAGCTGAGATTTCAGCACATCATCTGTGACTTGACTTCCACAACTATTCTTGAACAAGATCGACTAATACCTATGGCATGGTTGTCACCCATTTACAAACAACAGTGGTTGACTTTGCTGCGAACACAAGAATATGGGGTAATTGGACCACAAGTTATCAATGAACAAGAACTTGAAGAATGCACCATGAGGTGTGGTACAATGATCCCCAAAGATGGAAGATATACTTGGAAGTGGTCAGTTGGACGACTTGGCTTTCCTTTACGTGTGACCTTTACCAGGCAGTGTGTAATTTTAAGGCAACGGTGTCAGAGGTGTGATGGTTCTGCTTGCCACAACCATATCCGAAATGTCATATTCAGAATAACTTTGGTGTGTTTTGATTCCAACAAAAGAGTAACTTTCAGAAAGACAACAGGTTATAAAATCCTCACCTTTGAATATAACGAGGAGCAAATTGTAATGAAATTGGATAGTGATGCACTAACCTTCCCTATGTGTATATTCTGCAATTTCCTTTTTGTAAACCtaggaaatgcagaaaacaagtaa